The following proteins are co-located in the Choristoneura fumiferana chromosome 23, NRCan_CFum_1, whole genome shotgun sequence genome:
- the LOC141441159 gene encoding serine/threonine-protein kinase PAK mbt-like, which yields MFSKKKKKPLISPPSNFEHRVHTGFDKREGKFVGLPLQWASLVGNNQILKSTNRPLPLVDPSEITPTEILDLKTIVRGDHRTASVSSLVSTPSQVLPNIPVQPVQNGVILPKTSNVARSNSLRSSSPPRIRRDFRNQPNVPPAVPEESPPVPPAPQQYPSLRREHSNYTLNKPIAESPTEWAQHTHEATVRPVSELNDNHHATMTYQNIQNANVPYQHNHPPKQMSHASMHRGLNGNNGNMGEGYSVARHQHAAPAPAPSPGGAPQLPLAASKHELDSLMNRTD from the exons ATGTTttctaaaaagaaaaagaagccTCTTATTTCTCCGCCCAGTAACTTCGAGCACAGAGTACACACTGGGTTTGACAAACGAGAAGGCAAATTCGTAGGGTTACCACTGCAGTGGGCATCTCTTGTTGGAAACAATCAG ATATTAAAATCAACAAACAGACCACTACCGTTGGTGGATCCTTCAGAAATCACACCCACTGAAATCCTAGACTTAAAAACAATAGTGAGAGGAGACCATCGGACGGCCTCAGTGTCCTCCCTTGTGTCAACACCATCGCAAGTGCTGCCAAACATACCTGTACAACCTGTTCAAAATGGTGTCATACTGCCTAAAACTTCAAATGTTGCACGATCAAATTCATTAAGAAGCAGCAGTCCTCCACGAATACGAAGGGACTTCCGGAACCAGCCAAATGTTCCACCAGCAGTTCCAGAAGAGTCTCCACCTGTGCCTCCAGCACCGCAGCAGTATCCCAGTTTGCGACGTGAACATAGCAATTACACTTTAAATAAGCCTATAGCAGAGTCGCCAACGGAATGGGCTCAACATACTCATGAGGCTACTGTAAGACCTGTATCAGAGCTTAATGACAACCACCATGCAACCATGACTTACCAAAACATTCAGAATGCTAATGTTCCTTATCAACACAACCACCCACCGAAACAAATGTCCCATGCTAGTATGCACCGTGGGCTGAATGGAAACAACGGTAACATGG GTGAGGGCTACTCTGTGGCACGGCACCAGCACGCGGCACCCGCGCCGGCGCCGTCGCCCGGCGGCGCACCGCAACTGCCCCTCGCCGCCTCCAAACACGAGCTAGACTCACTCATGAACAG AACTGATTGA